A genomic segment from Amphiprion ocellaris isolate individual 3 ecotype Okinawa chromosome 17, ASM2253959v1, whole genome shotgun sequence encodes:
- the klhl8 gene encoding kelch-like protein 8 isoform X1, producing the protein MAPGDVVPDHAKQLKSKEKRPGNRASKAECEPDGSFVFEAHEAWKDFHNSLRHFYEVGELCDVTLKVGSRLIPCHKLVLACVIPYFRAMFLSEMSEAKQELIEIKDFDGDAIQDLVHFAYSSKLTLTVDNVQPLLYAACILQVELVARACCEYMKAHFHPTNCLAVRTFAESHNRVDLMDMADRYACEHFTEVVECEDFTSVSPQHLRTLLSSSELNIHSETQVYNAAVKWLKANPQHHEAWLDQIMSQVRLPLLPVDFLTGTVAKDEMIKGNLSCRDLMDEARNYHLHLSNKVVPDFEYSVRTVPRKHTAGVLFCVGGRGGSGDPFRSIECYSITKNSWFFGPEMNSRRRHVGVISVGGKVYAVGGHDGNEHLGNMEMFDPLTNKWMMKASMNTKRRGIALAALGGPIYAIGGLDDNTCFEDVERYDIESDCWSAVAPMNTPRGGVGSVALGSFVYAVGGNDGVASLSSVERFNPHLNKWSEVSEMGQRRAGNGVSKLNGCLYVVGGFDDNSPLSSVERFDPRMHRWEYVSELTTPRGGVGVATVMGRVFAVGGHNGNIYLNTVEAFEPRMNRWELVGSVSHCRAGAGVAVCSSHVSQIRDVGQGSSNVVNCM; encoded by the exons ATGGCACCGGGGGATGTGGTGCCAGACCATGCCAAGCAGCTGAAGTCCAAGGAGAAGCGGCCTGGAAACAGGGCATCGAAAGCAGAATGTGAGCCTGATGgatcctttgtctttgaggctCATGAGGCCTGGAAGGACTTCCACAACTCCCTCAGGCATTTCTACGAAGTGGGCGAACTCTGTGACGTCACATTGAAG GTTGGCAGTAGGTTGATACCATGCCACAAGCTAGTGCTGGCTTGTGTTATCCCTTATTTCAG GGCCATGTTCCTGTCAGAGATGTCGGAGGCCAAGCAGGAGTTGATTGAGATCAAGGACTTTGATGGTGATGCCATTCAGGACCTGGTGCATTTTGCTTACTCTTCCAAGCTCACCTTAACTGTTGACAATGTCCAGCCGCTGCTTTATGCTGCCTGCATCCTTCAG GTGGAGTTGGTGGCGAGAGCCTGCTGTGAGTACATGAAGGCCCACTTTCACCCCACCAACTGCCTGGCAGTTCGAACCTTTGCTGAGAGCCACAATCGTGTGGACCTGATGGACATGGCTGACCGCTACGCCTGTGAGCACTTCACTGAGGTAGTGGAGTGTGAGGATTTCACATCCGTGTCACCCCAACACTTGCGTACATTATTGTCCTCCAGCGAGCTCAATATTCACTCAGAGACACAGGTATACAACGCAGCAGTGAAATGGCTGAAAGCAAACCCTCAGCACCACGAGGCCTGGCTGGACCAGATCATGTCTCAG GTGCGCCTCCCTCTACTCCCAGTTGACTTTCTGACCGGAACAGTGGCAAAGGATGAGATGATTAAAGGTAACCTGAGTTGTCGTGACTTGATGGATGAAGCCAGGAACTATCACCTGCACCTCAGCAACAAGGTGGTCCCGGACTTTGAGTATTCAGTCCGCACCGTACCACGAAAGCACACTGCAG GGGTTCTATTCTGTGTGGGTGGCCGTGGTGGTTCTGGTGACCCATTTCGCAGCATTGAATGCTACTCCATCACTAAGAACAGCTGGTTCTTTGGTCCTGAAATGAACAGCAGACGACGTCACGTCGGTGTAATATCTGTAGGAG GCAAGGTTTATGCTGTTGGGGGCCACGACGGCAACGAACACTTAGGCAACATGGAGATGTTTGACCCTCTCACCAATAAGTGGATGATGAAAGCCTCCATGAACACCAAAAG GAGGGGTATAGCGCTGGCAGCTCTTGGTGGTCCCATATATGCTATTGGAGGTCTGGATGACAACACCTGCTTCGAAGATGTGGAGCGCTACGACATCGAAAGTGACTGCTGGAGTGCCGTGGCTCCGATGAACACACCCAGAGGAGGAGTTGGATCTGTGGCACTGGGG AGTTTCGTGTACGCAGTGGGAGGCAATGACGGTGTGGCGTCACTGTCGAGTGTGGAACGGTTCAACCCTCACCTCAACAAGTGGTCAGAGGTCAGCGAGATGGGCCAGCGACGGGCCGGGAACGGAGTCAGCAAACTCAATGGCTGCCTCTATGTAGTGG GTGGTTTTGATGACAACTCACCCCTGAGTTCCGTAGAGCGCTTTGACCCACGAATGCACCGCTGGGAATACGTGTCGGAGCTCACAACTCCACGTGGTGGAGTCGGTGTCGCCACTGTAATGGGAAGAGTGTTTGCAGTTGGGGGACACAACGGAAACATTTACCTGAACACGGTGGAGGCTTTTGAGCCTCGAATGAACAG ATGGGAGCTGGTGGGCTCAGTGTCTCACTGTCGTGCTGGAGCTGGAGTAGCCGTCTGTTCGTCTCACGTCAGCCAGATCAGAGACGTCGGTCAGGGATCCAGCAACGTGGTCAACTGCATGTGA
- the klhl8 gene encoding kelch-like protein 8 isoform X2, with translation MAPGDVVPDHAKQLKSKEKRPGNRASKAECEPDGSFVFEAHEAWKDFHNSLRHFYEVGELCDVTLKVGSRLIPCHKLVLACVIPYFRAMFLSEMSEAKQELIEIKDFDGDAIQDLVHFAYSSKLTLTVDNVQPLLYAACILQVELVARACCEYMKAHFHPTNCLAVRTFAESHNRVDLMDMADRYACEHFTEVRLPLLPVDFLTGTVAKDEMIKGNLSCRDLMDEARNYHLHLSNKVVPDFEYSVRTVPRKHTAGVLFCVGGRGGSGDPFRSIECYSITKNSWFFGPEMNSRRRHVGVISVGGKVYAVGGHDGNEHLGNMEMFDPLTNKWMMKASMNTKRRGIALAALGGPIYAIGGLDDNTCFEDVERYDIESDCWSAVAPMNTPRGGVGSVALGSFVYAVGGNDGVASLSSVERFNPHLNKWSEVSEMGQRRAGNGVSKLNGCLYVVGGFDDNSPLSSVERFDPRMHRWEYVSELTTPRGGVGVATVMGRVFAVGGHNGNIYLNTVEAFEPRMNRWELVGSVSHCRAGAGVAVCSSHVSQIRDVGQGSSNVVNCM, from the exons ATGGCACCGGGGGATGTGGTGCCAGACCATGCCAAGCAGCTGAAGTCCAAGGAGAAGCGGCCTGGAAACAGGGCATCGAAAGCAGAATGTGAGCCTGATGgatcctttgtctttgaggctCATGAGGCCTGGAAGGACTTCCACAACTCCCTCAGGCATTTCTACGAAGTGGGCGAACTCTGTGACGTCACATTGAAG GTTGGCAGTAGGTTGATACCATGCCACAAGCTAGTGCTGGCTTGTGTTATCCCTTATTTCAG GGCCATGTTCCTGTCAGAGATGTCGGAGGCCAAGCAGGAGTTGATTGAGATCAAGGACTTTGATGGTGATGCCATTCAGGACCTGGTGCATTTTGCTTACTCTTCCAAGCTCACCTTAACTGTTGACAATGTCCAGCCGCTGCTTTATGCTGCCTGCATCCTTCAG GTGGAGTTGGTGGCGAGAGCCTGCTGTGAGTACATGAAGGCCCACTTTCACCCCACCAACTGCCTGGCAGTTCGAACCTTTGCTGAGAGCCACAATCGTGTGGACCTGATGGACATGGCTGACCGCTACGCCTGTGAGCACTTCACTGAG GTGCGCCTCCCTCTACTCCCAGTTGACTTTCTGACCGGAACAGTGGCAAAGGATGAGATGATTAAAGGTAACCTGAGTTGTCGTGACTTGATGGATGAAGCCAGGAACTATCACCTGCACCTCAGCAACAAGGTGGTCCCGGACTTTGAGTATTCAGTCCGCACCGTACCACGAAAGCACACTGCAG GGGTTCTATTCTGTGTGGGTGGCCGTGGTGGTTCTGGTGACCCATTTCGCAGCATTGAATGCTACTCCATCACTAAGAACAGCTGGTTCTTTGGTCCTGAAATGAACAGCAGACGACGTCACGTCGGTGTAATATCTGTAGGAG GCAAGGTTTATGCTGTTGGGGGCCACGACGGCAACGAACACTTAGGCAACATGGAGATGTTTGACCCTCTCACCAATAAGTGGATGATGAAAGCCTCCATGAACACCAAAAG GAGGGGTATAGCGCTGGCAGCTCTTGGTGGTCCCATATATGCTATTGGAGGTCTGGATGACAACACCTGCTTCGAAGATGTGGAGCGCTACGACATCGAAAGTGACTGCTGGAGTGCCGTGGCTCCGATGAACACACCCAGAGGAGGAGTTGGATCTGTGGCACTGGGG AGTTTCGTGTACGCAGTGGGAGGCAATGACGGTGTGGCGTCACTGTCGAGTGTGGAACGGTTCAACCCTCACCTCAACAAGTGGTCAGAGGTCAGCGAGATGGGCCAGCGACGGGCCGGGAACGGAGTCAGCAAACTCAATGGCTGCCTCTATGTAGTGG GTGGTTTTGATGACAACTCACCCCTGAGTTCCGTAGAGCGCTTTGACCCACGAATGCACCGCTGGGAATACGTGTCGGAGCTCACAACTCCACGTGGTGGAGTCGGTGTCGCCACTGTAATGGGAAGAGTGTTTGCAGTTGGGGGACACAACGGAAACATTTACCTGAACACGGTGGAGGCTTTTGAGCCTCGAATGAACAG ATGGGAGCTGGTGGGCTCAGTGTCTCACTGTCGTGCTGGAGCTGGAGTAGCCGTCTGTTCGTCTCACGTCAGCCAGATCAGAGACGTCGGTCAGGGATCCAGCAACGTGGTCAACTGCATGTGA